One part of the Mariniflexile litorale genome encodes these proteins:
- a CDS encoding response regulator: MKSILIQTVIIFFTIIGCSKKHEQTLLNIPSKNIIELDSFYKSNINNSNILDVKYSTEQLDNTNGLSNSSVNTIFQDSENLLWIGTWDGLNRYDGNNFKIFRPELNTENSLTNQVILKIDEDNTGHIWVLTVHGLNRYNKKSNTFKRYYFYRKDKPPFSESEFNMALDSSKMVFCAVKDWGIGYFNGDVFKLFEIKNLPSNAVNKMVFNQNGDLLLLLDNNELYSLKLKTNKEGAKIVSQVKRILTNVKDFEILSQNQMCFITVSGNPVLYSFKDKIEKRINKINIQNVISRTKEGVLLYNDSGYFILDSLGSTINNAWTKKLKNQKITTLLEGTENVIWTGTDGDGLFKLYPQKKVFNLVSKTQVPEIDGGIVRAFLEVEGHSFWVGTKGKGLFRFPSKFYLNSNEQIKYQNFNESNSSINNAVFSLCKGKNNLIFIGTDGEGINVFDLKSSKLINWTEIAGSELCKYFKSTYTIYQDASGFIWLGTNGYGMIRFKISRFGELLKVSEFKQYLAQNEVKGALSSNIVFSIVPKSDTELWVGTRLGGLNLFNKEINRFKTFKNRKNDSQSLSNNDILCLHTDIQKRLWIGTSFGLNLLEEFNNDDAPTFKNFTVKEGLPNNTVHGIISDKNSNLWISTNFGLSNFVFNDSKFINYTKNEGLQNNEFADGAFYQNDSANLIFMGGIKGFNYFSPSKKEESQVIPDILIDKISGQNQEVPYYQSLVVSPNSKTYPSIVLEHNQNFFDIKLAALTFINNEKCQYAYKLNNFDQDWNTINSRRTISFTNVPKGAYSLWIKWSNSDGVWCKAVHAIDIKIKPVFWQSNAAIFVYFTLLLLFLLFVWSYFNKQYKLRQNIIFQKREEEIHQNRLTFFTNIAHEFQTPLTLIVGPVQKLAESENMGERSKKFINMIQRNSSRLLFLTQQLLEFRKAEYDYLEVTVKQFDLVNLVEQIAELFDEWALDKNIEFDLELPTELVGWFDKDKIEKIIFNLLSNAFKYTPQNGSIKLEFNIQGDEIKSLSIKVSNTGKGISKEKIDSLFDRFFLTDTADKSDTDLFRTGIGLAYIKKLVTVLRGGIDVSSKPNKLTVFLITIPCSKESFKSKEIDTEESQILISDYLKNILDESPNDSDGVLNKMSSLEAFLEKRKVVLIVEDEREIQLFLNELLKEKYKIIIASNGLEAMTIMKKELPDIIITDIMMPEMDGIELCKNIKSNDLTCHIPIIMLTAKSSILHRIEGLESGANSYIPKPFHPDHILIRVQKLLEERELILKHLSKDTFVEDIKNLPVEDDEKELLRKVIELIRNNIDNENLQSLFIEEKLGISSSQLYRKIKHVFGFSPGDLIRTIRLKYAAELLRKSNLTVSEVCYKSGFNNRSYFYREFKKMYSITPKNYQLKNNLPVS, from the coding sequence TTGAAATCTATACTAATACAGACAGTAATTATTTTTTTTACAATTATTGGTTGTAGTAAAAAGCATGAGCAAACCTTATTAAATATCCCATCTAAAAATATAATTGAGTTAGACTCTTTTTATAAAAGTAATATTAATAATTCAAATATTTTAGATGTTAAATATTCTACCGAACAATTAGATAATACAAATGGACTTTCCAACAGTTCTGTAAATACCATTTTTCAAGATTCTGAGAATTTATTATGGATCGGTACTTGGGATGGATTAAACAGATATGATGGTAATAATTTTAAGATTTTTAGACCTGAATTGAATACTGAAAACAGTCTTACCAACCAAGTAATTCTTAAAATAGACGAAGATAATACTGGACATATTTGGGTGTTGACTGTTCACGGTTTAAATAGATATAACAAAAAATCAAATACGTTTAAAAGATATTATTTTTATAGAAAGGACAAACCTCCTTTTTCTGAATCAGAATTCAATATGGCTCTTGATAGTTCTAAAATGGTCTTTTGTGCTGTTAAAGACTGGGGAATTGGATACTTTAATGGTGACGTTTTTAAATTATTTGAAATTAAAAACCTACCTAGTAATGCTGTTAATAAGATGGTATTCAACCAAAACGGCGACTTACTTTTACTATTAGATAACAATGAACTTTATTCCTTAAAACTAAAAACTAATAAGGAAGGTGCAAAAATAGTTTCTCAAGTAAAGCGGATTTTAACTAATGTAAAAGATTTTGAAATTTTGTCTCAAAACCAAATGTGTTTTATTACAGTTTCTGGTAATCCTGTGTTATATTCTTTTAAAGATAAAATTGAGAAGAGAATTAATAAAATCAACATTCAAAATGTGATATCTAGAACTAAAGAGGGGGTTTTATTATATAATGATTCAGGATATTTTATCCTTGATAGTTTAGGAAGTACAATAAATAATGCATGGACTAAAAAACTTAAGAACCAAAAAATAACCACATTATTAGAAGGAACTGAAAATGTTATTTGGACGGGAACTGATGGGGATGGACTTTTTAAATTGTATCCACAAAAAAAAGTATTTAATTTAGTTTCTAAAACACAAGTGCCTGAAATAGATGGCGGTATTGTAAGAGCATTTTTAGAAGTTGAAGGACATTCGTTTTGGGTAGGAACAAAAGGAAAAGGTTTATTCCGATTTCCATCTAAGTTTTACCTTAATTCAAATGAACAAATAAAATATCAAAATTTTAATGAAAGTAATAGCTCCATCAACAATGCGGTATTCTCCCTTTGTAAGGGGAAAAACAATCTTATTTTTATTGGTACAGATGGAGAAGGAATTAATGTTTTTGACTTAAAAAGTTCAAAACTTATTAATTGGACTGAAATTGCAGGCAGTGAATTATGCAAATATTTTAAATCTACTTACACAATTTATCAAGATGCAAGTGGATTTATTTGGCTTGGAACGAATGGATATGGAATGATTCGTTTTAAAATTTCGCGTTTCGGAGAGCTTTTAAAAGTAAGTGAGTTTAAGCAATACTTAGCCCAGAATGAGGTAAAGGGAGCTTTAAGCAGTAATATTGTTTTTTCAATAGTTCCAAAAAGCGATACAGAGCTTTGGGTCGGAACGAGATTGGGTGGATTAAATCTTTTCAATAAGGAGATAAATAGATTCAAAACCTTTAAAAACAGAAAAAATGATTCACAAAGTTTATCAAATAATGATATTTTATGCCTTCATACTGACATTCAAAAAAGACTTTGGATCGGGACAAGTTTTGGCTTGAATTTACTGGAGGAATTTAATAATGATGATGCACCAACATTTAAAAACTTTACTGTAAAAGAAGGTCTGCCAAACAATACAGTCCACGGTATTATTTCGGATAAAAACTCTAACCTTTGGATAAGTACAAACTTTGGGTTGTCCAATTTTGTATTCAATGATTCAAAATTTATTAATTATACAAAAAATGAAGGTTTGCAAAATAATGAGTTTGCAGATGGGGCTTTTTATCAAAATGATAGTGCAAATTTAATTTTTATGGGAGGTATCAAAGGATTTAATTATTTTTCACCTTCTAAAAAAGAAGAGTCTCAAGTTATTCCAGATATTCTAATTGATAAAATAAGTGGTCAAAATCAAGAAGTTCCGTATTATCAGAGCCTTGTTGTTTCTCCAAATTCAAAAACATATCCATCTATAGTTTTGGAACATAATCAAAATTTTTTTGATATTAAATTGGCTGCATTAACCTTTATTAATAACGAAAAATGTCAATATGCCTATAAGTTAAATAATTTTGATCAAGATTGGAATACTATCAATAGTAGAAGAACGATTTCCTTTACTAATGTACCTAAAGGGGCATATTCTTTATGGATTAAATGGTCTAATAGCGATGGTGTTTGGTGTAAAGCCGTTCATGCTATCGATATTAAAATCAAACCTGTTTTTTGGCAATCGAATGCGGCTATATTCGTTTATTTTACCTTATTACTTCTTTTTCTTCTTTTTGTGTGGAGCTATTTTAACAAACAATATAAATTAAGGCAGAATATAATTTTTCAAAAACGAGAGGAAGAAATCCACCAAAACAGACTTACGTTTTTTACAAACATTGCCCACGAATTTCAAACACCCTTAACCTTAATAGTAGGGCCGGTGCAAAAGCTTGCCGAATCTGAAAACATGGGAGAGCGAAGTAAGAAGTTCATTAATATGATCCAGAGAAACTCTTCTAGACTACTTTTTTTAACACAACAATTACTTGAATTTAGAAAGGCTGAATATGATTATTTAGAAGTTACTGTAAAGCAGTTTGATTTGGTCAATTTGGTTGAGCAAATAGCGGAGTTATTTGATGAATGGGCTTTAGATAAGAATATTGAGTTTGATTTAGAATTGCCAACCGAATTAGTAGGTTGGTTTGATAAGGATAAAATTGAAAAAATAATTTTTAATTTGTTGTCTAATGCATTTAAATACACACCGCAAAATGGTAGTATTAAATTAGAGTTCAATATTCAGGGTGATGAAATAAAATCACTTTCTATTAAAGTATCCAATACCGGAAAAGGAATTTCCAAAGAAAAAATAGACTCTTTATTTGATAGGTTTTTTTTAACGGATACAGCAGATAAATCAGATACAGACTTGTTTAGAACAGGGATTGGTTTGGCCTACATTAAAAAATTAGTTACGGTGCTAAGAGGTGGTATTGATGTGTCGAGCAAGCCAAACAAATTAACTGTTTTTTTAATTACGATTCCTTGTAGTAAAGAATCATTTAAAAGTAAAGAAATTGATACAGAGGAAAGTCAAATTTTGATTTCAGATTACCTTAAAAATATACTTGATGAAAGTCCAAATGATTCTGATGGTGTATTAAATAAAATGTCATCGCTGGAAGCTTTTTTAGAAAAACGAAAAGTGGTATTGATAGTTGAAGACGAACGAGAAATTCAATTATTTTTGAATGAATTGTTAAAAGAAAAATATAAAATCATAATTGCTAGTAATGGATTGGAAGCCATGACAATAATGAAAAAGGAACTTCCCGATATCATCATTACTGATATTATGATGCCTGAAATGGATGGTATAGAGCTTTGTAAAAATATTAAAAGCAATGATTTAACTTGTCATATTCCTATTATAATGCTTACCGCAAAGAGCTCTATTTTACACCGGATTGAAGGGTTGGAAAGTGGTGCTAATTCATATATTCCTAAGCCATTTCACCCAGATCATATTCTTATTAGAGTACAAAAACTACTTGAAGAAAGAGAACTCATATTAAAACATCTTTCCAAAGATACTTTTGTAGAAGACATTAAAAATCTTCCAGTTGAAGATGATGAAAAAGAATTATTAAGAAAAGTTATTGAATTAATTCGTAATAATATTGATAATGAAAACTTGCAAAGTTTATTTATTGAAGAAAAGTTAGGAATTAGTAGTTCCCAATTATATCGAAAAATTAAACATGTCTTTGGTTTTTCTCCAGGAGATTTAATACGCACAATTAGATTGAAATATGCCGCCGAACTTTTGCGAAAAAGTAATCTTACAGTTTCAGAAGTATGTTATAAATCAGGATTTAATAACAGATCTTATTTTTACAGAGAGTTTAAAAAAATGTATAGTATTACTCCAAAAAATTATCAACTTAAAAATAATCTTCCAGTATCTTAA
- a CDS encoding CPXCG motif-containing cysteine-rich protein produces the protein MLEHYFTCPYCWETISMMLDISVSKQVYIEDCEVCCHPIQLSVKFINSELVDFQVDNIEQ, from the coding sequence ATGTTAGAACATTATTTTACATGTCCGTATTGTTGGGAAACTATTTCAATGATGTTAGATATTTCGGTTTCTAAACAGGTATATATAGAAGATTGCGAGGTTTGTTGCCATCCAATTCAACTTTCTGTTAAATTTATTAATTCTGAATTAGTAGATTTTCAGGTAGATAACATAGAACAATAA